In the genome of Mytilus edulis chromosome 3, xbMytEdul2.2, whole genome shotgun sequence, one region contains:
- the LOC139517502 gene encoding sperm axonemal maintenance protein CFAP97D1-like, translating into MHRSYNSILPTHNRLLQKKWDDTYYNEHRQKVYTAKPMVDTRAPPTYMHLHLKLKKLQLEEERLATIERDNRILLEKMSYIMRTRGRVDNRNNYEYRSLNREKRQRELLRLTRENQSILGRITQRKPEYSADSWARQWEDDQKFMDNISHFPKNWWLMKEDTNVQNKNRKKEKSTVDKKEEVKESSRPGTPGSTKVVDENEEQKTKEEQKTKA; encoded by the exons ATGCATCGGAGTTATAACTCAATTTTACCTACTCATAATAGGCTTCTTCAAAAGAAATGGGATGATACCTACTACAATGAACACAGACAAAAG GTTTATACAGCCAAACCAATGGTTGACACAAGAGCTCCACCAACATATATGCATCTTCATTTAAAACTTAAGAAGCTTCAG TTGGAAGAGGAAAGACTAGCCACAATAGAAAGAGATAACAGAATTTTACTAGAAAAGATGTCCTATATAATGAGAACTAGAGGAAGAGTTGATAATAGAAATAATTACGAGTACAGAAG TTTAAATAGAGAAAAACGTCAGCGAGAACTCTTACGATTGACCAGAGAGAACCAGTCAATATTAGGGAGAATTACCCAAAGGAAACCAGAATACAGTGCAGATTCATGGGCTAGACAATGGGAAGATGACCAGAAATTCATGGATAATATTTCTCATTTTCCTAAAAACTGGTGGTTAATGAAG GAGGATACAAATGTACAgaataaaaatagaaagaaagaaaagtcAACAGTGGACAAAAAAGAAGAAGTGAAAGAAAGTTCCAGACCTGGTACACCAGGATCGACAAAAGTTGTAGATGAAAatgaagaacaaaaaacaaaagaagaacaaaaaacaaaagcatGA